One window from the genome of Rhinolophus ferrumequinum isolate MPI-CBG mRhiFer1 chromosome 22, mRhiFer1_v1.p, whole genome shotgun sequence encodes:
- the SNRPE gene encoding small nuclear ribonucleoprotein E, which produces MAYRGQGQKVQKVMVQPINLIFRYLQNRSRIQVWLYEQVNMRIEGCIIGFDEYMNLVLDDAEEIHSKTKSRKQLGRIMLKGDNITLLQSVSN; this is translated from the exons ATGGCGTACCGTGGCCAGGGCCAAAAAGTGCAGAAGGTGATGGTGCAGCCCATC AACCTCATCTTCAGATACTTGCAAAAT AGATCTCGGATTCAGGTGTGGCTATATGAGCAAGTGAATATGCGGATAGAGGGCTGTATCATT GGTTTTGATGAGTATATGAACCTCGTATTAGATGATGCAGAAGAGATTCATTCTAAAACAAAGTCAAGAAAACAGCTGG GTCGGATCATGCTAAAAGGAGATAATATTACTCTGCTTCAAAGTGTCTCCAACTAG